The Coffea arabica cultivar ET-39 chromosome 2c, Coffea Arabica ET-39 HiFi, whole genome shotgun sequence genome includes the window GGATATGTTACCATGTAGATACCTTGATTCCGAGCTTTGGCATGTAAAGCCTGGACCTACTCAAAGAAGAACATACTTTGGTTGGTTTCAGTCTGACTCAGGAGTCCTCATCTTTGGAAGTCTCTGAGAAAATGTTTTTGTGGGATTTTCTCTAAAAGCATCGGGTTGAAATTTGCATCTGACATGTGCATTTAATATGATCAGGAAATCAAAAGGGGAAAGTGTCTGCTGGTTTAGTTTTCTCTGCTTCATAAAACTAAAGATAACGATACAGAACAGGAATCTTAGTCCACAAATTACTGAGTTCAGAAGCTGCATCTGGTGATAGGTTGCAATGTTTTTTTTCCACACTTGagaaattctttttctttgtttatagTAAGAGAAATAATGAACAGAGAAGATCTTGGACTACAAAATTTCTCATCGCTTAATTTCTGTTCCATATGAAGTTGAGTTTTGTGCCAGAATTTGTGTTTAAACATTGGAGATAACCACCAATAGAGACACAAATAACTTTGAAGTCATCTGTATAGTGCATGTCTCCTGGCAGATTACTGCCTTTTCCTATGACGGTCAATGAGAAGGTCCAAGGATGAAGCGATAAATATACATATGAGCTCTGAGGAAGCATACTTCTAATTTTCTTGTGTGTCTCGATCCTCGAAAAGGAGTTTGATTGAATAATGAAAACACGCATCAGAAAAACTGTGTTCACCTCATAAAAATATGGTGATCTGTTTCTTAAACTGGTACTTATATTGGTGGTGTAATAGAAGCTTGAATTACAGCATGATTTGCCAAAAGTTTATACGTACCTGCTTCCAGTacatgtgaaaattttcatgcTTCCACACATGCACGCAGCGGAATGAAAGTCATCTTGtgatatttgtgaaaaaaaactTCAATCCGCTTGTCTTCTACTTGTTGCACATGAAAGTGGTCAGCATCAGTTCTTAACCCCAAATTAGTCCCTTTGTTGTCTGATTGTCTGGGGCTTAATCGACACGTCTTATTCTGTCCCAAAAAACAAACCGCTATAGTTCACCTGTTGGCTCTTTTACTTAATTCTGCGTCAAATGCTGATAATTGCCAGTCAGATTCAAAAACAACTTGTGCTAGTTGATGAGTATGACCCGTCTGattaataattaattcaaaCTGTAGTTTTGATCTTGTTATTCCTTATGTTCTGTTTCCTATCAATGTTTGTGAACTTTCTGTTAAAGAGTCCAGTAGTTTTTCCCACTCGCAAGTCACACAATTTTTAGTACCAATCTTGGTTAACTTTTATGAATGTAACTTTCAGAAAACTGAAAGTGGCAGGCAGAATACAAGGCTGTGGTCAGAAAACATACTGCTAAGGTTATATTATTTCTTGCAGAGATACATATAACATGCTCATCGTATACTTGAACGAGGAAAAGAATTAGAACGGGTAACAGATAGATTGAGCTCATCTAAGGGGTTTCGTGATTCAGATCACCATCTTTACATTGCTGCCTCCTAAATAACCTGCAATATACAAGTTCATATGGTTGCATCAGTTGAATAGAAGGTTTCGAACATGGAGTTGGATGCTTTCCAATATGTGATTGAAGGAAAACTGTAACAAATATTTATACTGATGGTATCTGTCTCTGTGCTACCTTACTAATgctttaatgaaaaatatcaaATTGATCAGATTGGATTCCTCTGTTTCACCTTGTTTCTAAAGAGAAACAATTTAAAGAAAACGATAAATTCACCAGATCCTCCAAACTCCTCATCTGTGCGAAACAGCGTATGATCTTGAGGGCACATAATCCCTTTTGGCGCGGCATTGTTGAAGTACCAAGACATGTCATCTCTTGGCTAGTAAAACCATGGtggtcactttttttttttttttttttttgttttttaatgaGAAAACTGGATATTGGACTTGGTAGTTGTCCAAAGAGTGATGAATTCTCATTACTTTACGTGAATTAGGGAAAAGTACGGCAAGAAACCTACCGAGCATTTTCGGCAATCTCGAACTGGAGAGGACCCATTTTGTACAAAGTAATATCACTTAATGTTGTGGGGTAATTATTATGTTTCACATCTATTAGTGTCCAATTTAGCTTGATTCTCGTCTTTCTCCTTGTGGAATTATCAAATAGCCACCAAAAGTTTGACAAGACATTAGGATACCTGTACATGGCTGAGAAAGCAATGATGTTGATTTCCCTTGTTGAAACTCCAGCGCGTAGAGGCTCTGTAACTCAGCATCCCAAGTTGAAGAGGGATGGATTTGCTGTATTTTGATTCATTTGTGAGATAAGTCATTTCGTTCATAGGATAATTACTCTATTCTACACGACATGAGCAGAGACATAATACTAGAGGAGATTACACTGAAATAAGGTGAGTCCCTGAGCGTTTCATGGATTGACACAGGGGCACTAATGGTTCTCCGAAGTGCCATTTCAGAGGGATCTGCGCCAGTTTCCAATCCGCAACACGAAACCACTTGCTGTATTGAATCAAAAGGGTAATTGAGAGGATTAATTATCTCTGATGTTGAACCAATTGTGTGTAATTCAGATGTGCCAACAGCAAAAATCTGCAGAGACAATGAACAAAAGCTTCTTAGAGACAAACTTTCAACCACTCATCATGCTAGTCCTATTAGGGGGCACAGGTAATCCCTTTCATTTCATTAATTGCTTTCAATGCATTGTCTTTTACTGCTCAATCAGCACGCTGTCGGGATCTACCACCTTGCTGGTATAACCTTGGTTTTCAGACTCTCTAGCTAACTTGTGATATTCCCTTACCTCTTTTGTGGAAATGTCGCCGATGTTGAAATCAAGCCTTGGATTTATTGCGGCCAGTTTCATGGACAGGAACTGTTGCGAGGATGAGAGTTAGAATACCTTGACATGCATATATTCAATTAACAAGCATATGATAAGAGTGGATAGCTGGTGTTCGTACCTCAACTTGTCTTTGAAGCGACTGAACATAGTTGATTATCTCATCGAGCATTCCTGCTTTTCCGGTGATCTTATTACATCCTGGTACCAAATCCTGCAGATATTTCATCCTCTCGCTAATCTTTTCCCTCCTTACCTGCGTGTTTCACGTAGATTGCACGATGTTAGCATTGTATTGATCCTAATAACAAATGCCACCACACAAACCAACAGAAGAAACGGAGGCTTCAGTCAGAATTGAAATCCAACTCACTCTTTCAGCCAAGCTATGGCTATCAGTGGCTTGACCACGACGTGCTCGGACATGAATGTAGTCTGGTTTCTGAACCTCAGATATCTTCGAGTTCTCTGAAGCTTCTCTGTTGATAGTGTTGTTTGTAGCAGTATTCTTGCTCGTGCTTTTTTGCTCTGTGACCTTGGAATCTTCCTCTTTCTGGCATCCTCTCGATCTCTTGTCTTTGCCCTCCTGTTCTGTTGCTTCCTAATTAAGTTCCgaggagttaaaaaaaaaaaaaaaaaaagtgcatggATCAACTAGAACAAAGAAGGACAAACGAGCAATTTAACATCCGAGAGAACAGGAATCAGTGTACTCCCGGATGATGTGGCTAAACTGATTAGACGTAAGCTGCCTAGAGTAGATTCCCTGGCACTAGCGCTTGCATTTCAAAGAAATTGCATCACAAACCTTCTGGTTTTGGGTCTTGTCAGCCTTCCTCTTCTTGAAGCTCTCTCTCCCTGCACTAGAGCTCAGCTTCTCAGGCAGTGTAGTCTCCCTTCCCTTACTGGCAGCGGTTGCCACATCCGCCATTGCAGCTGCCATTGCTGGTGGACAACTGACAGTCCTCGAGACTGCGTAATCCATTCCGAAACCAGTAATGTTTCCAAGCTCGCAAGCCCCAAGCCCTGCACTTGGCCCTCcaatatttgtaaaattatcACAGCCAGTAGTAGTTTGGACACCTGGATCCTGCTTCAATATCCCCTGAGTCAGCAGCCCAGAAAAATGGTGATCATTAGTGATAAACCCATGAAAATGGTGATGAGCTTGAGCAGGAGAGGAGAACACATTCAGCTGGTCAGTTGAGTTGAAAAAATCATGTCCCAGTTGCCGCACTTGTAATGGTAGTGGCGGTGGGTGGTGGAGCTGCTCTTCTTGCCACTTCATCCAAATTGCTTCTTGCCGTTCTAGCACGCTCATTATATCAAAACCACCGTCCCTGTTGAAATTTGCCGGCGTGTTTAGAGGGTCCAGCATAAAGCACTCTTTCTTTTAAAGAGAAATTGAGCAAAACCTGCAGAGAGAGttagggagggagggaggaaaAGAAGTGGTTCTCACatcctgcaaaattttagcAAGTCATTTGCACTTTGCGGAAAGTACCAAATAAAGGCGGTTTGTACAATTTGTACAACCTAGATTAGGTATCTTTTCTGCACTCTCAGCCAACATGCAAATGCtgtcacctctctctctctctgttttttttttttttttttggctctctCGCGTGTGTTTTTTTGGCAAGACAGAAAAAGATATGGTGAAAAGAAATGGtgaccttttctttctttgcctctgAGTTTTTAGAGGGAAAACCTGCGCTAAGGGTCAAGGGTAGGGAGCGGGGGGCCGGGGGCTATAAATAACCGGTGGAAAAAGTAGCCAAAATTTCTGACAAGCGACCCCAACGCCGGACTCTGGCGCCACCAGCCGGAGTAAATATGACAgagaaaatgataaaaagaaATGCGCACCGGATTTTTTGTCCAACGTTCCCTACCACtctctcttattttttattatattattattttttctacaTAAATATCacgttttaattttttttattttcttaaaattcaataactattaattaaataatacacaaaatttaaaaaactcaaaaaactaaaatacataaaaaaataagattttttatgaattttctgttgtattttttaattttctattatatattatttttttgaagctactgtatttatattttatttaattaataggtattagattttaaaaaaataaaaaagaactaaaacataatatttatataaaaaatataataatataataaaaaataataataatataataaaaagtggcacAGAAAATAATATCTAGAAGAAAATCCGTTGCGAAAGCAATGCTACTGCTACTTGTGTAAGCTTACTAGTATATCCCAAATCCCAATAGATTTAGCCATCGAACGTAACCGTGACCAGTGGCCATGGAGAGTGGGCCCATGGTGACATGACAAGGCACGTGGGCCTCTCTTAAGGCCACTGAGTTGGAGAAGAGAAGGCCTACTTGGGGTTGGAGGAATCTGGGCTCCTCCTATGGGCCAGATGAATTTGTCTGACTCGTTCAATTGAACGTGTCAGATTGATGACGTGGGACATAGAAATCGGAGCTCAGCAGGTTTTTTTGTCGGCTCAGTTTATTTATCTACAATTGCACGATCGGACCAGCCTAATaataggtttgtttggattgtaagttacgtgggattatttgaaatatttttactgtatcactttttgtgatgtgatgtatgtgagataaaaagataattgagaaggtaaaaaggtgtattgaaaattgtaatgatgatgtaagcaaataaaactgGATAAATAAtgttcaatccaaacaaacctattAATGTGATTGACATTTTGATCATTAATTTTTggatgaaaacaaataaataaaaaaaaattttaaaaaaaaatttacataaaACGAATAATACAAACAAATTATAACTCTAATCAATTCACAAAACGGTAAGAATTACACCATTAACCCAAAGAGACTCACTTTCCATGTGACTTGAATCCAGGACCTTGAGTCTAATTTGACCTGATGTCATCTAATCTGGGTTTAAATTGCACTCAGCAATTGCCACTTAGAAATGCTCGTGTTCGTGATATGCATATGCATCTTCCAAGTTAAAAGAAGCTTTTTAAAAGGTTGCCCCCGCGAGCAATTGAAGGATGTAAACACCACCTCAGGAAGCCGGCGCAGTGCGTTCGCTCCTCCATCCGGAGTTGCGTGCTTTTGGCACGAAAACACTTTTGGATAAAGTATTGTTtaaagtattatttgaaataattactgtaacactttttgtgagctatgatgtatgtaaaataaaaatgtggttgaaaatataaaaaaagtagGTTaagaaatatatttatgatgcaaactaaatattatttgaaaaaatttgatattCAAACATTTCATTGTTATTGTCAtaatttcaatttattgatatttcaaaaataagaatcacaatttcaaatttaacacataatttctaatctttatatttaaaaaagtaattttttaaaatttcaatacACATCTATCaaaagaatattttaaattcaatgatACATATATAAATTCATCAATATCGCCTCATTTAAGCATAACAATTACTATGTCTCCCCCATAAAAAAGTTAAATCCTCAAAAAATGACTCTACTATTGGGATGATAAACATCATCTCATAAAATTAGGAGTTGAgttttatatattaaaaaatattgttGGTAAAagctcaaatttggtgctttaaAAATGGCTTTTGTGtattaaaaataaaacattaaacTTAATCATTTTATTCTATATAATGAACTAAGATAAATACATttaataaattttgaattacaCATTATCTAATACAATAAATCTTGTTGAACTATGTAtccaaataatatattaaaagcacttaacataaGTGATTTCATTATAAGTTCTATTATGTGGAGTACTTTTTAATAAACTACTCCAATCCCAAATGGATCCTAAagcttttaactttttttttttttttttttatagttgtGATAACACTTTTATAACATAATCTACCCTGTAGATTTTTTGGGATCCTAAagcttttaactttttttttttagataacGACAACATttctataacctaatctattctgTGGATAGGAGGAGGAGTCTAAAGACAATATGTAAGGGGTTAACAAGTATACAGATCTGATTAGACCAAAAGAATGTTCTAGGatctcttttaaatttttttcattacAAGTGGGATTTGAACCCCGATCTACGATGTAAAGAAGGACTTAGTCCTTTTTTTTGTGTCACTGAGTCAAAGCTCAGTGCTTACCTAAAGCTCTTGACTGAGGAGCCGCTgttgttgaaacttgaaaggcATCTCAATCTTACCAAACATAGAAAATTCTTACTTAAACTTGAATGATAGAAACTAATAGGAAAGAAAAGGACACCTAGATTAATTTTGTTTCTGTTACAACATTACTACAAATTACTAGTATGACAATTAGCGACGGGACGAATGGATTAATTGTACATGGAAAGgcattttttcccccttttccgTTTCTAGGAAGAGATTACAGGATCGTAACAAAACGGGCGGTAGCAACCCCTATAACGTCTGCACCAAGTATTTGCCTTATCCCTTCAGGTGGCTCTCCAATGCATCTCTCTGATATGCTGCTTGTATAGTTACAGTTTCTTAGGCCACAACCGAGGAGCATAGAGTGACATCCAGCTTTAAGGACCACCATTCTCCGGGCGAGGATCAAATTTTCTATGTGATCGTTATCAAGGGACAACATAATCCGGGAAAGATTTGGTTTCATTTTCACCAAATATTTATTGGCCTAGTCAAAATTTATGTGGCGGATGGTCCCAATTGTTTAGTTGCTACACTGGCTATGGCCTTCGATTGCAACAGTGAAAATTCTTGTCTTCCCATTTGTTGTGAGGGTGGATAAGATGCAAAAAAAGTGTCCATCTCGCGTAATTATTGCCTAATTCTAACGTACTAAGAGTGATACTATAAAGGGTCATTCTTACCTGAAACTAGACCTTCTATATTTGAGCAGTGCTTGAGGCAGGATATGAAGATTAGGAAAGGAGAGCATGCATATTTACATGCATAAACTTTGGGTTTGTTGCAAAATTGAGAAGAAATTTGATCACAAATTTTCGAACTGTCAATTTGACAACTTCATTTGTAAAAAGAAatgatttgtttttttttttttgtttaaaaacttGGAGTACAAAAGGGTTCTGCTAATAAACCTCCAGAATATGGTGAAGCCTAATGATTGAATGTATTTTGCATTAATGAAATTAATCCACCAATAAGCACTCAAGTATTTGCCATATTTATCTTATTTTTGGTAGAGAAACTAGAAGAATATTTATATCTTTTCAATATGAGACACGCCTATTCAGTAATTCAAAACTTTTTGTAAATAAACAACATAACCAACTACTATTACTCATGCACGGAGTAGTAATGTCATGTGGCACTGGCACATCACATAGGGGTTTTAACTCAGTTTCAAATGGGATGGAGCATATTGCCAATCCGACAGTTGTTTGGATGGCGATCATCTGCAAATGATAGTAGTTGTTTGGTTGGAAGTTTTAATCATGCAGTAACAGGGGGAGGACCCCAAATGGCAAATCCAGTAAGCTGGGATCGTTGGTGAGAACGAGTCCAGAGAGGACGAAGGCTACCCCCACTAAGCTTATATCCTTCGGCCCGTGGGTGGGTCACCCCCGTCCATTCTCCCTTCTCCCTTTTGATCTATCCTTCTCAAGGTTTCATGCTCAGGCAAACGGGACCTCCATTTCTCCGACGTCCCAGTTCTTCTATCGCTTTCTTTGTGGGCTAAATAAACGGAAAACTACCCTAGGCCACCATGTctcaaaaagtgtttttttttttttttggcccttttcttttctcacaaAAACATGTAAGCAGTAGTATCATCAGGAATGTCCATACTAACCAAGAATTAAAGTACTGTTTTCTCTGCTTGAGGGATTTATCGGGTAGCACTATTTTACAATTTGCGACATGGTTTTCATACCCTGCTAGTGTCTACTGATATGCCCTATTGTGGTAGTATAAAATATTTGTGAAGATAGATCACTTTATAAACACTTAAAAAGGGTAGGTAAATAAATCCAATTCTATTCGGCGGGGAGGTTCATCGTCGCATGAACTTCACAATTAAGAAAGGATGGGTGATGTTGTTGGGAAAAGGAGCCAAAGGAGTCAATTATGGAGTTTGCTGACAGCTGCTGATATCTATCAATAGAAATCCTGTGTGTTATGGGTTGTCCAAACTTCTAGGCAGAGCACAAATGATGCTAGTAGTTCTTTTATTTGGACACAGCTTACTAATGCACGAGTCCAAAGAGATAAGAGGAGAAAAGCCCTCTCGCgccgccccgccccgcccccaGAAACCGAAAAAACCAAGGATGGTAAAGAGTGACAAGAGATGAATAGAAGTGGGAAGGGAAAACATATACTCCCTCCattccactttgatagttctggTTCTTTTTTTACACAgtttaataaaaaatagttaactttattggaacaatcaatttaggtaactatttttctaaaatacccttacattaaTTAGATTACAACTTTAtagaaacttgaattgatggtaaaaaaaaaaaaatcaactctcattaaataggGTAgttttatagtaacaacaacttacattgaataagggtattttaagaaatttaaaatataactacattcttcaattgaaaagtgaactacaatttgggacggaGGGACTACTATATAACTTTTTCCCACTCTTTTAAGCATTTGTTGTTTTGCCCTCTCTCTCATATCCTGTAAGCACTTTGCAATTGTGGGTGGCAGTGCATGTACTTTCAGAACTGAACCTTCATTGGTGGCGATCCAAAAAATTCTTGGTAAGTGCAATAAATTGACTCAACCTTTCATGTGAAAGATTCCTACGTTAAACCCTCATCATCATAGCTTGCATGGATCATTCATGAATATACCACATACAAGGATATATGGATAACAACAACAACATTTACATTAAGTACAGAGTTGGTAAATGGGGGAAGAGTGGTAAGGAGCCTCAGCCAGCTGAACAAGTATAGCAGCAGATCCAATGAAACCATCCTGGTTTTGACTCAGAGATGACAAAAACAACAACACAATTGTTGCAAGTGTATGGCACATTCTTTTCTCCAATTGATTGCCTGGTTTTGATGCACCTTTATTTATTTCTGTTCCTTTCCTCGattaagaaagaaaacaaaataacgagGGCAAGTTGTGAGTAGAATAGTAGTAACATGTTGACAGGTAAGCACAGTTACGTCCATCTCCAGCTGAGCTTGTGTTTCCTTACGTACTCTTTAGGTAAACCAAAATCATTATGTTATCAGGTGAGCTTCGACGTGTCATATACCCAAGGCATTCAAATATCATTGAACattattattaattacttgATCGAGTCAATATTCAATGACACAATAACAACTACGACAGTTAATGCAAGAGTGAAACCTGAAGATTCAAGAAACAGGAACGTCTGAACAGGATTCAAGGGGTGTTATCCGTCATAGCTATGACGGACTCATCATGATAGTATTATATATGTGCATTCGCGGATAATATGAAAAACTGTATACCCCATTTTATGGAGCAAGAACGACTCCTAGTTCCAAGATTCAGGTACCTGACTACTGATGCCGCTTCCCTAGTCGACCTGCCATCACTATTTCCATCAACAAGTTTGTAGTCTAtaatatactccctccgtcccactttgatagtcctgtttcttttttcacacagtttaaaaaaaaagtagttaactttattggaaaagtaaattcagattgctattttcctaaaataccctcacattaaatatggtacaactttatgggaacttgaattgatggtaaaaaaagaatcaactctcattaaatggaatatgtttatagtaacaactacttacattgaataagtgtattttagaaaaattaaaatacaactacgttcttcaattggaaagtggactacaatttggaacagatgaaaaaggaatacaggactatcaaagtaggACGAATGGAGTAATAAAGATGCAGCAGTCTTCCCAAAAGGTTTCTTTGCCAGATTGCTACAATAGTGGTAGTATATAATATGCTACTAACATATAATGGCTGTCAAGTAATGCGATTCTAACATATAATGCGATTCTAACATATCGCTTGAGAAGACCACAAAATGCTTTCCAATCAACATGACTCAATATGATTTCGCTATACTTTTCTTAAAATCTAACTTAAATGacttccttatactatataagatcGAGTTTTGGttaaagaataggttgaatagGTGGGGGATTTTTGGAAATGTGAAATGTTGTGTATTAGTTTAAAAGCTTTAGGTACAACTTAACGAAGCATGTATTTGGGTATgtttaatatatttaaaattatcATTGCTGAACCATCTGGGTATTGATGGAATGTGTAATGAGTGCTCATGAAATTATTGGTAGCTAAGGGATATTCCGGTAATTACACCAGCACACAAGCATATGTGGGTTGTACAAAATGCAAAAAGCATTATTCTCTATAGAGGTATTTTGGTTAGAGGTAAGTAGAGAGAAAATGGTGAAGCCTAACATACAGCATAGTAATACTTTTGCCAATATTGGTTGCCCATAATGCCCTTTCAAATAATGAACTTAATGGCTTAAATTTGACATAAGACTGATAAAGCTTTGTTGGAGAGAGCTTTAATGGAGGGTACTTGAAAAATCACTTGTGCAACTGATGAATAGTGT containing:
- the LOC140004140 gene encoding uncharacterized protein isoform X3 — encoded protein: MLDPLNTPANFNRDGGFDIMSVLERQEAIWMKWQEEQLHHPPPLPLQVRQLGHDFFNSTDQLNVFSSPAQAHHHFHGFITNDHHFSGLLTQGILKQDPGVQTTTGCDNFTNIGGPSAGLGACELGNITGFGMDYAVSRTVSCPPAMAAAMADVATAASKGRETTLPEKLSSSAGRESFKKRKADKTQNQKEATEQEGKDKRSRGCQKEEDSKVTEQKSTSKNTATNNTINREASENSKISEVQKPDYIHVRARRGQATDSHSLAERVRREKISERMKYLQDLVPGCNKITGKAGMLDEIINYVQSLQRQVEFLSMKLAAINPRLDFNIGDISTKEQVVSCCGLETGADPSEMALRRTISAPVSIHETLRDSPYFSQIHPSSTWDAELQSLYALEFQQGKSTSLLSQPCTGILMSCQTFGGYLIIPQGERRESS
- the LOC140004140 gene encoding uncharacterized protein isoform X4, giving the protein MLDPLNTPANFNRDGGFDIMSVLERQEAIWMKWQEEQLHHPPPLPLQVRQLGHDFFNSTDQLNVFSSPAQAHHHFHGFITNDHHFSGLLTQGILKQDPGVQTTTGCDNFTNIGGPSAGLGACELGNITGFGMDYAVSRTVSCPPAMAAAMADVATAASKGRETTLPEKLSSSAGRESFKKRKADKTQNQKEATEQEGKDKRSRGCQKEEDSKVTEQKSTSKNTATNNTINREASENSKISEVQKPDYIHVRARRGQATDSHSLAERVRREKISERMKYLQDLVPGCNKITGKAGMLDEIINYVQSLQRQVEFLSMKLAAINPRLDFNIGDISTKEQVVSCCGLETGADPSEMALRRTISAPVSIHETLRDSPYFSQIHPSSTWDAELQSLYALEFQQGKSTSLLSQPCTGYLGGSNVKMVI
- the LOC140004140 gene encoding uncharacterized protein isoform X2 yields the protein MLDPLNTPANFNRDGGFDIMSVLERQEAIWMKWQEEQLHHPPPLPLQVRQLGHDFFNSTDQLNVFSSPAQAHHHFHGFITNDHHFSGLLTQGILKQDPGVQTTTGCDNFTNIGGPSAGLGACELGNITGFGMDYAVSRTVSCPPAMAAAMADVATAASKGRETTLPEKLSSSAGRESFKKRKADKTQNQKEATEQEGKDKRSRGCQKEEDSKVTEQKSTSKNTATNNTINREASENSKISEVQKPDYIHVRARRGQATDSHSLAERVRREKISERMKYLQDLVPGCNKITGKAGMLDEIINYVQSLQRQVEFLSMKLAAINPRLDFNIGDISTKEIFAVGTSELHTIGSTSEIINPLNYPFDSIQQVVSCCGLETGADPSEMALRRTISAPVSIHETLRDSPYFSQIHPSSTWDAELQSLYALEFQQGKSTSLLSQPCTGYLGGSNVKMVI
- the LOC140004140 gene encoding uncharacterized protein isoform X1 produces the protein MLDPLNTPANFNRDGGFDIMSVLERQEAIWMKWQEEQLHHPPPLPLQVRQLGHDFFNSTDQLNVFSSPAQAHHHFHGFITNDHHFSGLLTQGILKQDPGVQTTTGCDNFTNIGGPSAGLGACELGNITGFGMDYAVSRTVSCPPAMAAAMADVATAASKGRETTLPEKLSSSAGRESFKKRKADKTQNQKEATEQEGKDKRSRGCQKEEDSKVTEQKSTSKNTATNNTINREASENSKISEVQKPDYIHVRARRGQATDSHSLAERVRREKISERMKYLQDLVPGCNKITGKAGMLDEIINYVQSLQRQVEFLSMKLAAINPRLDFNIGDISTKEIFAVGTSELHTIGSTSEIINPLNYPFDSIQQVVSCCGLETGADPSEMALRRTISAPVSIHETLRDSPYFSQIHPSSTWDAELQSLYALEFQQGKSTSLLSQPCTGILMSCQTFGGYLIIPQGERRESS